Genomic DNA from Spirochaeta cellobiosiphila DSM 17781:
AAAAAAAATAGGATGTTGCAGATTAATACTAAATAATCCTAAAAATGCAGATTCATATAAAAGACATTTCTACGCAAAGGAAAATTTTACTGAAAGAGTTCAATTTGCAAACTTTATAAAGACAATATAAGTAATGTTCATTAATTTCGTTAATAGACAAACCTATAACTAGAAGAATATGCTGAAAGCAATACAGATATATCAAGAGTAATAAAAATACTTTTAATTCGTGATTTAGTTGAAATATATACTGGAGATATATTCTTATACGATAAAAAAGGTCGAGAAGATGTAAAACTTCATGAGCAAAGAACAACTAATAAAATTTTTGGATTATTACCTAAATCTCAGATCATAAAAAAGACAGGTTTTATTAAAGATTACTCTTCAGAACTATGGGATTTTACTTTAGATATAATTAAAACCAGACACTAAAGTCGATATTGTTTTATTGAAATAAATAATATATCTTATAATTTTTTAATGTGAGGATTTGGAATGAAAACATATTATATAAGAGATATTCAGGAAAGTGATTTAAAATTATATAGAGAATTAATTCAGCCAGATAAAGAATATCATAAATTTAATGGCCCCTATTATAAGAATAAAACTGAAGAAGAAATAGACGTATATATTCAAGAAATACGAAATAATCTATCTGAAAATAAACTCCCACAAAAGTTCAAAAAACAGATTGTTGATTCAACAAATGAAAATCTCGTTGGTGAAGTTAACTGGTATTGGAAATCAGAAGAAACTAATTGGTTAGAAGTTGGAATTGTCATTTTCAATGATAAATATTGGGGAAAGGGTATTGGATCTATAATACTCCCTGAATGGATAAATCAAGTATTTGATATGTTTCCAGAAATCATAAGAATAGGTTTAACAACATGGTCTGGAAATCTAAGAATGATGAAATTAGCTGAAAAACTTGGGTTAATAAAAGAAGCAGAATTTAAGAAAGCTAGAATAGTAGATAATAATTATTATGATTCAATAAGCTATGGCATCCTAAAAGAAAACTGGTTACAAATTAAAGAACCTACGGTAAGCACACCATTATAATTGTGTACTGGTTCTAATACTTGTGGGACTTCAAATTGTAAAGGGAATGATTGTTATAGGTTCTGATTACTGGCCTGTTCATACCGCATCATATAATAATATGCGAAAATTATCGAAGAATATAATAGATTTAATTAGATAATTTTGACTATTTTAATGATCCTATTTACAGTTTGTTGTATGGGGGAACTAGTAAGTCGGTATTTTTTTAACAAAATTTTTATTTTAAAGGATGCAGATTTGTTTGATTTAATCAGTTATCCATTAGCCTTTTTGATAATTTAGATCATCATATTTTTTAAGAAAATACTTAAAAGAGACAATAAAACAGATGAAATATAACAATCACTTGAAACTTTCAGCCTACTGTCATGCTTTTTGCTTGGATAGAAGATGGTAGATTTCACCACTATACTAGTTGGAAATAAATATGATCGACCTTATCTTGCAAAACTCTGGGGCTATAAATCATTCAATGC
This window encodes:
- a CDS encoding GNAT family N-acetyltransferase, which gives rise to MKTYYIRDIQESDLKLYRELIQPDKEYHKFNGPYYKNKTEEEIDVYIQEIRNNLSENKLPQKFKKQIVDSTNENLVGEVNWYWKSEETNWLEVGIVIFNDKYWGKGIGSIILPEWINQVFDMFPEIIRIGLTTWSGNLRMMKLAEKLGLIKEAEFKKARIVDNNYYDSISYGILKENWLQIKEPTVSTPL